From the Methanoculleus caldifontis genome, the window CCGTAAACGACGTGGGGCGTCTGCCACACCAGTCTCTTGTTGTCGACGACGATCGTCATGCCCGGTGGGTAGGATTCTATGTGAAGCCCCCCCGATTGGTTCTTCACGGACCGGGTATCGGCTGGCGTCGGCGTGGAGGGCACAGGGGTGTCGGTCGGCACGGGGGGTATAGCGCCTTCGTCGGGAGCCGGTGCGCTCTCCTGCTCCGGAGCGGGGGCCGGCAGGCTCTCTCCCATCCCCAGGAATGAGAGGAGCCCGTTCATGAGACTGAACACCGCCGCAATGAGGGCCTCCAGGGAGTTGTTCGACGCCGGGTGTCCGGTTGCGGACGTATCAGGGCCTGCGGTGGCGTTTGCTCCGGCCGTACTGCCTGCCGGGGAGAGGAGCAGGTCGAGGGTGATAGACCTGCTCTCCTCGACGGTGACCGTCCGGGCGGCATTCAGGTAGCCCGGCATCACGAGTTCGATTGTATGCTCGCCGACCGGGACATCCAGGGTCGTGTTGGTCCAGAGCCCCGTAGCGTATCCGTCAAGGATGATGCTCGCGTTCGTCGGGACCGAGAAGACGACGATCTGCCCGGTCCCGCCGGTAGTCTCACCTGCGGTGCTGTTCTCGGGAGAGAGCACCAGATCGACGATACTGTAATCGTCCTTCTCGACGGTGACGGTCCGGGTGGCATTCCGGTAGCCCGGCATCACGAGTTCGACTGTATGCTCCCCGGTCGGAACCTCTTTCAGGGCCGTATCGGTCCGGAACCCCGTCATATTCCCATCGAGGTAGATGCTCGCGTTCGTCGGGACGGAGGAGACGGCGATGCTCCCGGTCTCTGGAGTGAGGTTGAACTCAACTTCCGCGACGGTGTTTGCTTTTACGTTGACCCATACATCGCCGGGCTGGCCGAATCCCTCTTTCTCGACCCGGATGCTGTGGCCCCCTGTCTCGATCCCGGAGAGAGTGCAGGGGGTCACGCTGCCGGTCTCTTCGTCGTCGATGTAGACGGCGGCGCCGGGGGGTGCGGACGTTACAAGGATACTCCCGGTGGGCTCTTCCTCGCTGTAGATGATAATCTCAGTCACGTACTGTACCGAAAGGCCGGTGGTGGTCGGTACGTTGGGCTGGAAGAAGTACCAGTATTCGGGATCGAAGCACTCGTGCATGTCCCAGACACCGAAGGCATGGGTGCCGTTCGGGTTGGTCGACGTATCCGCAAAGAAGACGAGGCGCATCCCGGTGTAGTACTCGGGAACATACCCTTCGTCGGCCTTATACCAGGTGACGACGATCGGCCCCTGCCGGGGCTCCGGCTCGTAGACGTTCCTGTAGGGGAAGATCTTCGACATCCCATCCGCCGCCCGGACCTTGACGGTCTCTCCCCCGGCCATTCCGCCGACGAGGTCACAGAGGTCGGCAAGGTCCGTCCCCTTCACCGCGCCCATATCCTTACTCTGGACATTGGTGTCTTCTCCGGGGTTCCAGGGGTCCCCTGTAAAAACCGGTCCCTGGTGATAGTAGTGGGTCACGCCATCTCCCTGGACCGGGAGGTTTGCCTCCATCCGGCGGTAGTCGACGGTCGTCTCGTTCAAGACGGTGACGCCGTCGGCTGCGAGTTTCACGATATGCAACTCAGTCGTCGGGGCGGCGGCGGCCGGCACCGCCATTGTGAGGCAGATGCAGGCTGCAATGATGGCGGGATAGAGAACGCAGCCCTGCCAGTGCGCTGGTAACATTCACTGCTCCTCGGTGATTACGAAAAATGGTTACTTCTTCCTCAGAACGAGGAAGGCTGCAACCGTGGCTATCAGCACGACTACGAGAGCTGGCACCCAGAGCGGGAGCACGGGTCCGGGCTCCCCGGCCGGCTCTCCGACCGGAGTCCTGGTTCCCTCCGCTCCCGCGGCCACGGCCGTGGTAGCCGGGACGGTCCACGCCAGGGCGTAGATGCTGAAGTGATCGACCTCTGCAGTGACCGTCCGGGTAGCGGGGTCCATTGTGGCGGCGATCTCCTGCCATCCCCCTGTCTGTAGGTTGTACCACATCACCTTCGGCGTCGCACCTTCACCGATTCTCGCCCACTCTTCCGCGGAGAGAGTGTAGGTGAGGACGGCCGGCGGGTCGAAGGTGGCGCCCGCGGGGCCGCATGAGAGCGCGATGGCAACCGTCGTTCCCGGCGGTGCCGGTGGGACCTCGGCCGGAGCGACCTCGCTGCAGGTCACCTCGCCGAGCGGGTTGCCGTTTCCGTCCAGGGCAGTGGTGCCCTCCGGAATCGTCACGGCTCCGGTCTCGTCATCGGTTCTGACCGTCACCGGTGTGAGCACCACGCCGGCCGCTGATGTGGTGAGGGACGCGCGTTCGGTGGACACTATGGGTGCGACAGGAGCGTTGGGGTCGTAGGTCAACTGCGATCCGGGGCTCGTGGAAGAGCCGCCGCTCCCGCTACCGCCGCCGTTACCGGGCGTGGGTGTGGGGGTGCTCTCCCCGGCCGTTGCGGTCAGGTCAAGAGCCGTAAACGCTCCGGACGTAAAGGTCGCGGTCTCCTGTGCGGCCACGCCGTTGACGTAGAACGTGATCGTCGCTCCCGCCCGGTCCGCGGTCGCCGTCACGTCCAGGCGGCTCCCGAGACTCTCGTCGGGGCTACCGTACCGTCCGGCCTCTATCATCTGAACCGAACCGCATCCGACCCCCGCGATCTTCGCGGTGATCACGGTCCCGGCCGGTGCGGGAGATCCGCCGATCGTCACGCTCCCGTAGAACTCATGAGGCAAAACGGGGGTTGTATCCCCGGCCCCCGCCGCACTGGCGACGAGGCCGAGGATGAGGATCAGCACGGCGCCATACCGCATCATCGCCTGTTCACCTTCAGGCGCCGATGGCAGCAAGCGTGTCTGCCCCGGTCGTGTAGATCCAGTAGCCCTGCGTCGGCTCCATCGTGCGCTCCTCGCCGTGACGCCCGCTGGCGCCGCGGATGATCGAGACCTCATACTCCTGGGCCCCCGCGTCGAACCCGATCAGGGTCGTCCAGTGGTTGCCGAGCGAGAGCAGGGTGTTTACCGCAGACTCAGGAACGGTATCCGAGAAACCGATCGCGTTCCAGCCTTTGCCAAGATTTTTCATGGGCGGGAGACCCGGTTCACCGGAGGCGAAGGTCAGGGAGACCGTGCAGGCCTCGTTTGAGTAGACCCAGACGCCGTCGAGCGGCCGGAACGAGTCGGTCGAGGCCACCGGTTTCCACTTCTGCTCCAGGCCGTCATAGAACTGGATCGAGTGGCCTGCAGTATCAACGATATCGAAGAAGACGGCGAACGTGTTGCTGCCGTCGGCAAGCTGCTTCGGGGTCGAGACGAAGTTCCAGCCCGCTTCAAGGGAGATCGTCGTGTCGCCCGTGGGCGGCTCCACGACAATCGGCACACCAGTGAGGACGATCTCGTCGATGCTCCCGATCCTCTGCTTGTTGGAGGTCAGGGCGGTGCCGACGAGTTTCAGCGGCCAGGTCTTGCCGTCGCTCGGGAGCGGCGCGCCGTCGATCTCATCCGCGACGATGATGTTGTTGTTCCGTGCGACGAATGAGCTGTTGAAGACGGCGGAGAAGTCGTCGTCGGTGCCTTTCGTGCCGTCCGGACCGTAGTCGATGACGGTGATGTTGTAGCCTGCGGCCGCGAGGTCGTCGCGGAAGGGGTCCGTTCCCGCGCTGTGCTTGTTGCCGTCGTCGACCCAGCCGCAGAGGAGCCAGAGCGGCATCCCCGACCAGACCTGTCCTCCGTCATCGGTCCAGGTCGCGCTGTGCATGCCCATGGCGCAGGCCTTGCCCGACTCGAAGTAGGACCGACCGATGGTGTCGGTGATCGCGCCCGTCAGGACGAGGTTCCAGTTCTCCCGTGCACCCGGTTTGATCTTGATGGTCGCGATGTTCCTGTTGGAGACTCCCGCGGCCGAGGGGTACTGGATGCCGCCGGCCCAGTAGTAGTGCCAGTAATCTTCTTTGAGGCACGTTCCCATGTCTTCGGCACCGAAGATGCCGTCGGGCGTGTTGAAGAAGAGGCGCGGTCCGTCACGATAGTTGGGCGCGTAGCCCTGCCGCTCTGTCCACCAGGCGACGATAGCCTCGCCCTGCCGGTCGAGCGGAGTATAGAGGTTGGTGTAGTTCAGTTTGGCCCCGTAACCGTCGGATGCGACGAGTTCTACCTCGCCTCCTTCCGGAACACCGCCTACGAGATCGCAGAGGTCCCGGATAGAGGTCCCTTTCACAACCTCGTCGACCTTGCCCGGGTTGATGTCCTCAGCTGGGTTCCAGAGGTCGTTCGGGTCGAAGGTGGGTCCCTGGAACCTGAGCCGGATACCGTCCGGGGCTCCGTAGACATCCAGGTTCTCTTCCATCCACGTGATGGTCTTCGTCGTCTCCTCGACGACGGTCACGCCGTCGGAGGCATATCGAACGATGCGGATCGACGGGGCTTCCGTCGGCTCCTGGAAGTCGACGAGCTGGATCTTCTGGACGTTCCCGATGCTCTTGCTCCCGGCAGCCCCCTCGCCGACGAGGCGGAGCGGGTAGGCGCTCCCGTCGATACGCGTACCGTTGACCTTGCTTGCGACGATGTAGTTTAAGGGGCTCGCCATGATCTCCTGGCTGGTGAACTCCTTGCTGTAGGGGTTCTCCCCGCCGGAGGAGACGATCACCGTGTAGCCTGCCTGGGCCAGGGCGGTGTTGAATGCTCCCGAGCCGTGCATGACGTCGTCGTCGACCCAGCCGCAGAGGACCTTCAACGGGACGCCGGTCCAGATACTGACCCCGTCGTTATACTCCTTCGTGTGGTAGCCGCACTCCTCGAACTCTTCCTTCGTGAGGAGATCGCTGATCTGCGGTCCCTCGACCGCGAGCGTCCACTCAGATTCGGTGCTCTCGCCCGGCAGCCCCTCGAGGGTGATCGACGCGATGCTGCCGATCCGCTGCTTGTTGGAGGTCAGGGCGGAGCCGACGAGTTTCAGCGGCGCACCGTTATCCGCGCCGAGCGGTGCGGCGTTCATCTTGTCCGCAACAAGGAAGGTGTCGTTCCGGGCGATATCAGCGCTGCTGAACGTGGCGGAAAAGCCGTCGCTCGCGGTCACCCGCACGGTGTAGCCCTCGGCCGCCTGCGCGTCATTCAGCGTCCAGTGGCTGCCGGTCTCCATATTGTCGACGACGGCCACCAGGTACCAGAGCGGTATGCCGGTCCAGACCTGCAGGCTCTCGTCGGTGTAACTCTCGCCGTGGCATTTGACTCCGTCCTCGAACTCCGCCTGCGAGAGCGTCCGGTTGAACGCGCCCGCGAGCGTGATCTCCCACTCACCGGAGGGTTCGGGGAGGCCGACGAGTTCGATCGCGGCGATGCCGCCGATCTTCTGGCCGGCGCTCACGTCGGGGCCGATGAGCTGGAGCGGCCAGCAGGGTTTTGCCTTCTCGCCGATGGTCTCGGGGAGCCCGGTGCCGTTGAGAGTATTCGCGACGATGATCCCGCTGTTCTTTGCGACGCTTGCACTCTCGAAGTTGATCGCGTACCCGTCGTCCGCGATGACCTTGATCGAGTAGCCCTGCGCGGCGAGTTCTTCATTGAACGCGCCGGATCCGTGCTTCAGACCGTCGTCGACGAGGCCGACGAGGTACCAGAGGGGCATGCCGCTCCATATGGCTCCGTTCTCATCGGTGTAGGTGGCGACGTGCCCGCAGGCGATCCCGTCCTCGAAGTAGTCCTGGTCGACGGTCTCGGTCGACGCACCCTTGAGCGTGAGGCTCCAGCCCGACGGCGTGGGAGTTGGGGTCGGCGTCACCGAGCTGTCCAGGTCCGCTTCGATCCGGATCAGCACAGTGGCCGTCTCCGGCGTCGTGTCGACACCGTAACAGAAGACGACCACATCGCCGTCGGCAAGCGCTACGGCGTTGAGGGCGTCAGCAGAACTGCTGTAACCGTCCTTCTCGACGCCGTTGACGTAGCAGGCCCACCCGGCGCCGCCTTTCACGAACGCGTATTCCCCGATGTTGTCGAGCAGGAGGACTTCGTTGCTGCCTTCCACCCACTTCTTGTCGGTGACATCGTACGTGAAGCCCGTGCGCCCGGCTACTGCCTGGAGAGCTCCGAGCGGCGTCCGGTTATCAACCGTATAAGACACTCCGGAGTTGTAGGCCGTACATTCAAACGCGCCTGCCTCCAGTGCAACCGGCCCGTTGAAGAGCACTACAGGGTCATCAGCCAGGGCTCCGGCAGATCCTGTGTCTGATGTCTCCTCAGCGACGAACGTATCCTTCACGGCGCTCTCCGGCAGGCTCACACCTGCGTCGTCGAGTGCCTCTGCTGCTGCCGGTGTTGCCAGCAGCAGGCAGGCCATCAGCACGATTGCAACGTACTGAATCTTTTTTCTCGAGAATTCCATACAATCACCAGATTTCGTTCATACTCTTTCCCAGCAGCCCGCTGGTTAAGCGACAGTTTAAATCTGGGTTACGGCTATGGAAAAAATTTTCATTTAATTAATCTATTTGATTAAGTTAATCTCGTTGATATGGGGGGTCCGGCCCGACCGTCGTTCCATGCTCCGGGGATCGGGCAGTATCTCGGCAAATCGATGCATTAATCACCAAAAACCGCAAAATATTCACTTCCAGAGGATCTGATGAGAGCGACGGAATCCTGGCTCCCCGTCATCGGCTACGGGGGGCATATCAAGGCTACGACGCAGGACCTGGTCATCGCGTTCGGGAGCGAGACCCGGCGCTACCCGCTCCTGGAGGTGAAGCACCTCCTGGTCGTCGGCGGCCATACCCTGCACACCTCGGCAGTGACGAACCTTCTCAAAGCCGGGGCTATCATCACCTTCTTCGATATCGACGGCACGCCCGTCGGGCACCTCTCCCCCTACGGCCACCAGAAGGATGAGAGGGTGCGCACCGCACAGGAGCGGGCCACCCCCCACCGCTTCGCGCAACCGCTTGCAACGGCCGGCCACCAATCGCGCCTCCTCCTCCTTGAGGAGCTCTACGACCGCGCCGGAGAGGAGATCTTCTACGCCGGAGAGCTCGACTTCCTCCACCAGGCCCGCGAGGAGCTTGCGGCCTCGGTCACCATGGAGGAGCTGCGGAGGCTCTCCCGCCTGACGGCCGATATGTACTACGAGATCCTCTCCCGCACGCTCCCGCCGGAGCTCGGGTTCCGGCGGAGGCTCTCCCGCCCGTATCTCGACCCCGTCAACGCCATGTTCTCGCTCGGGTACGCGATGCTGTATGGCAACTGCTGCGTCTCCCTGGTCGGCGCCCACCTCGACCCCGATCGCGGCATGCTCCACGAGGGAGTCGGGAGCCTTGCCTACGATATCATCGAGCCGCAGAAGGCGGCGATGGTGGACCGCACGGTGCTCAAATTTGCCCGCGAGATCTCGGCCGGAGACTACGAGCGCGGTGAGAAGAGATGTTATCTGGATGGAACCTTTTCGGCCCGACTGGTCGAGGCGTTCCGCGGGTCCATCGATCAGTCCCGGATCGATACGCAGGTGCGCATCCTCCGCGACGCGCTGTTAGGCAACGCCGATTTTCATGTGCTGTACTGGTAATTGCCCCGCTGGATCGTGAATTCGGGGTAAGGGGCGAGGGGGATCTCCTGCTGGGAGAGATCCCTGATGACGACCCGCGGGCACCCATACAGCATCGAGACGAATTTGTCGAGGATGACGGGCTCCCCGGTCGCCGTGATGAGGACCCTCCCGTCAGGGAGGTTCATCGCCTCGCCGACGACGCCGAGGTTGGTCGCGATCCTCTTGATGCAGGCGCGAAACCCCACGCCCTGCACCCTTCCTGCGATCCTGATCTCGATCGTCTTCACAGCCAGTGCTCCTGGATGATCCGCATGGACATATCGAGTTCGTCGTAGACCTCGTCCCGGATCGTCGAGTCCCGGATGTTGAGGGCCTCGCTAACGGCCATGTCGAGGAGCTCCCTTGAGCGGTCCTCGTAGCGCTCCGCGTAGATCCGGCACGCCATGTCGCCGAGCACAAAGGCCCGCCGCGAGAGCGGCCTGATGATCCGCGCCTCTTCAAGCGCGCAGAGGAGCATCCTGTCCGCGACCTCGTGCTGCCCGGCGTTCCTCGCGATGAGGTAGAGTTCGGTGTAGTAGGCCGCCCGCTTTGCCCGGTCCGGCGCCGCCCTGATGGCACGGTCGAGCGTGACCATGTCCTTTGTGGTATACTCGCCGCTCCGGATCTTGTCGCGGCAGTCGAGGATCCTGCCGTAGACCGAGCTCTTCCACGACTGGGGCATGGCCTGCTCGAGCTGGACCATCAGGCTGTACCGGATCCGGTCGTCATCGATGGCGGAGACGATATCGACGGCTCGCTGCCGGATGGCCGGCTTTCCGCTCGCCCGGTAGTAGGAGAAGAGCATCTGTGCCATCCGCTGCCGCGTCATGGCGGTGACGAACGGGATCTGGATACTTCCGGCGGTCTTCTCCATGCCGTCCAGGAGTTCGTCGATCTCCTGCTCGTCGCCGTAGGTCTCGGCGAACTGGGCTACGTCGAAGAGCATCGAGAGCCGGACGTAGGGGGAGGGGATGCCCACCACGGTGTGGCACATGGCCGAGAGGATATCCTTCCTCTGGACGGGCTCGGTGACCATGTCAAAGACCGCTGCGAGGGCATCCACGTACTCGACCGGATCCTCGATCCTGGCGACCTGTCCGATCGCCCAGTCGACGTCTTCCTCCTGCCGCTCGATGGTGTTGAGGCTTCTTGCCGCGTAGATCAGGTTCTTCCTGACGAACGCCTCCCGCTCCGGTCCGATGAAATCCAGCATCGTCTGCGCCTCGCCGAGGTAGCCTCTGGCGGCGCCGTGGTCGATCCCGGCCATGAGCCCTGCAAGGTCGGAGAGCATGATCGCACGGACGGACGGTTCACCGATGGTGCCGATCGTCTCGTGAAGCCTTCTGATGATCCCTTCGGCCTGCTCCTCGTTGCCGAGGGCCGAGTACGCGCTCACGATCCGGTACATCCCGGAGTAGCGGGCGTAAACGTCGCCGGTGTGCTCGAAGAGGCGGTACATCAGTTCGAGCACCGGCGGTGCCGCCGTCGCCCCTTCGATACCCTCGAGCAGGTAGGCGATCACTTCGTAGGGATCGGCCGAGTCGAACTCCCGCGTGTAACTGGTGAAGAAGGTGAGGATCCGCTGGATCATCGCGGTCCGCTCGTAATCTCCCTCGATCTCCAGGGAGAAGAGCGTCATGGGGACGGCAAAGATCGGGCTTGCGTGGACCTGAGTGTACTCGAGCATGATGTCGACGTAACTCGCGATCTTGATCGAGAGTTCCTCACGCGGAGTGTTGGTCTGGAGGAGGTCGAGCGCGATCGTGAAGGGCTCCATCATGCCGTCGAAGATCCTGAGTTTCCCCCGCGAGAGCTGGTCGGCCGCCTGCAGGCCCCCGACCCGGACGTAGCCCTCGATGAGAGGATCGACCAGCTGCCGCTGCAGGGACGGGTCGGTGATCTGGGAGAGGATCTGGGTTGCTTCGTCCAGCGCCCGGAGCGAGAGCTGCTCGATCCCGTACATGATCAGGCCGTGGATGACCTTGCCCATAGCAAAGAGGCAGTAGTCGCGCTCAAGCAGGGACGTGGAGAGGACCCGCATCCCGTGAAGCAGGTCGAGGTCGCCGTCTTCAACGGCGAGCACGGCCGCCTGGTCGACGATGCCGCCGATCGCCTCGGCCCGGGCGTGCTGGTCCATGATCTCGCAGGTGAGCGCGGTCGCGTGCCGGAGGAGGTCGCGGTCTTTCCTCGCGACGCCGATCCGCGCCATCTCGACGGCTATGGTCGAGATCGCCTGCTCGCGCAGGGACTGCTCACCGATCTGGCTCACGAGATCCACGAGGGCCGCCGCATCGTTCTGGCGGACGAACCCCCGCTCGATCATGATGGTGTTGCACTCGGCAAGCAGGGTGTCCTGCTCCCGGTGCGACTCAGCAAGTTCCTTGATAGCCGGTATATGCCTGACGACTTCGTCGAAGTCATACTCCTTGCAGAAGTCGGTCACCGCCTGGTGTACCAGCGAATCGGCGATATCGAGTTCCAGTGTGGTGAGGATGTTCTCGCGGACGAGTTCGATCTCGCCGCGCCGGATACCCTCCTTGATCAGGCGGACACTGGTCTCGAAAAATTGGGCGTTGATCCTCTGCGCGCTGGTGCTGGCCTTCTTCATGACCTCGATCGCGTGGTAGAAGTCGCCCATCCGCGAGAGGGCGTCGGTGATCTGCCGGTAGAGGTGCGCTGCCTTCGCCGCGTCGCAGGACTCGTCGATCAGCGGGGTGATGTCGAGGAGGACGGTCGGGTTGCCGCTCTTCTCGACGACCGCTATCCCGGAGAGAACGATCTCCTCGATGGGGAGCTGGGTCCCCGCCGTGCTCCGGGCGTTGAACTCGAACGCCTTCTCGAGATACCAGCGCTCACCGCTCCGCTCCGCCTTCTTGAGGAGTTCGAGGACGAGGGTCTGGCCTGCCCAGGCCTTCTCGTCGTCGATCCTGAGCAGTCTGGTGTAGACCTGCTTCTTGTCCCGCTGGCGGTCGAGGAGCTGTTCGGTCAGGGTCGCGAGGACCTCGGTGAGCCGCTCTTCCGGCAGATCCGGGAGGGAGTCTATGATCTGCTCGATATCGGCGACCTCCTTCTTCAGCGACGACTTCCAGGCGGCGTCCACGATGTCGGCGATCGAGTTGGTCCGCCGGATCTTCTGGTTGATCTCGGCGGCGCTCGAGAGGGCCCGGATCACGAGGTCGATATTGCCCGATTCGATGCCGGAACTGGCTATAGCCCTGGCTACATCGGCATGAAGCTGGGATTGTCTTGATATATCGCCGATCTCGGAGAGCGCCTGGAGAGCACGCTGCATGATCTCGACGTTCTGGT encodes:
- a CDS encoding molybdopterin-binding protein, yielding MEFSRKKIQYVAIVLMACLLLATPAAAEALDDAGVSLPESAVKDTFVAEETSDTGSAGALADDPVVLFNGPVALEAGAFECTAYNSGVSYTVDNRTPLGALQAVAGRTGFTYDVTDKKWVEGSNEVLLLDNIGEYAFVKGGAGWACYVNGVEKDGYSSSADALNAVALADGDVVVFCYGVDTTPETATVLIRIEADLDSSVTPTPTPTPSGWSLTLKGASTETVDQDYFEDGIACGHVATYTDENGAIWSGMPLWYLVGLVDDGLKHGSGAFNEELAAQGYSIKVIADDGYAINFESASVAKNSGIIVANTLNGTGLPETIGEKAKPCWPLQLIGPDVSAGQKIGGIAAIELVGLPEPSGEWEITLAGAFNRTLSQAEFEDGVKCHGESYTDESLQVWTGIPLWYLVAVVDNMETGSHWTLNDAQAAEGYTVRVTASDGFSATFSSADIARNDTFLVADKMNAAPLGADNGAPLKLVGSALTSNKQRIGSIASITLEGLPGESTESEWTLAVEGPQISDLLTKEEFEECGYHTKEYNDGVSIWTGVPLKVLCGWVDDDVMHGSGAFNTALAQAGYTVIVSSGGENPYSKEFTSQEIMASPLNYIVASKVNGTRIDGSAYPLRLVGEGAAGSKSIGNVQKIQLVDFQEPTEAPSIRIVRYASDGVTVVEETTKTITWMEENLDVYGAPDGIRLRFQGPTFDPNDLWNPAEDINPGKVDEVVKGTSIRDLCDLVGGVPEGGEVELVASDGYGAKLNYTNLYTPLDRQGEAIVAWWTERQGYAPNYRDGPRLFFNTPDGIFGAEDMGTCLKEDYWHYYWAGGIQYPSAAGVSNRNIATIKIKPGARENWNLVLTGAITDTIGRSYFESGKACAMGMHSATWTDDGGQVWSGMPLWLLCGWVDDGNKHSAGTDPFRDDLAAAGYNITVIDYGPDGTKGTDDDFSAVFNSSFVARNNNIIVADEIDGAPLPSDGKTWPLKLVGTALTSNKQRIGSIDEIVLTGVPIVVEPPTGDTTISLEAGWNFVSTPKQLADGSNTFAVFFDIVDTAGHSIQFYDGLEQKWKPVASTDSFRPLDGVWVYSNEACTVSLTFASGEPGLPPMKNLGKGWNAIGFSDTVPESAVNTLLSLGNHWTTLIGFDAGAQEYEVSIIRGASGRHGEERTMEPTQGYWIYTTGADTLAAIGA
- a CDS encoding acylphosphatase codes for the protein MKTIEIRIAGRVQGVGFRACIKRIATNLGVVGEAMNLPDGRVLITATGEPVILDKFVSMLYGCPRVVIRDLSQQEIPLAPYPEFTIQRGNYQYST
- the cas1 gene encoding CRISPR-associated endonuclease Cas1 — protein: MRATESWLPVIGYGGHIKATTQDLVIAFGSETRRYPLLEVKHLLVVGGHTLHTSAVTNLLKAGAIITFFDIDGTPVGHLSPYGHQKDERVRTAQERATPHRFAQPLATAGHQSRLLLLEELYDRAGEEIFYAGELDFLHQAREELAASVTMEELRRLSRLTADMYYEILSRTLPPELGFRRRLSRPYLDPVNAMFSLGYAMLYGNCCVSLVGAHLDPDRGMLHEGVGSLAYDIIEPQKAAMVDRTVLKFAREISAGDYERGEKRCYLDGTFSARLVEAFRGSIDQSRIDTQVRILRDALLGNADFHVLYW
- a CDS encoding PEGA domain-containing protein yields the protein MLPAHWQGCVLYPAIIAACICLTMAVPAAAAPTTELHIVKLAADGVTVLNETTVDYRRMEANLPVQGDGVTHYYHQGPVFTGDPWNPGEDTNVQSKDMGAVKGTDLADLCDLVGGMAGGETVKVRAADGMSKIFPYRNVYEPEPRQGPIVVTWYKADEGYVPEYYTGMRLVFFADTSTNPNGTHAFGVWDMHECFDPEYWYFFQPNVPTTTGLSVQYVTEIIIYSEEEPTGSILVTSAPPGAAVYIDDEETGSVTPCTLSGIETGGHSIRVEKEGFGQPGDVWVNVKANTVAEVEFNLTPETGSIAVSSVPTNASIYLDGNMTGFRTDTALKEVPTGEHTVELVMPGYRNATRTVTVEKDDYSIVDLVLSPENSTAGETTGGTGQIVVFSVPTNASIILDGYATGLWTNTTLDVPVGEHTIELVMPGYLNAARTVTVEESRSITLDLLLSPAGSTAGANATAGPDTSATGHPASNNSLEALIAAVFSLMNGLLSFLGMGESLPAPAPEQESAPAPDEGAIPPVPTDTPVPSTPTPADTRSVKNQSGGLHIESYPPGMTIVVDNKRLVWQTPHVVYGLREGLHSVTVEKSDPGSSRKDSDYQFETVQAWVYPDAIAPVFLDGVTATIRKTIRVDSEAYAGEQFTVNGLFPAGTIPGDATVEGMKPWITVLRDGKYLSFAVPSSIAANGTYFIKPWSGETVSVGIGSDPAGAPVFVDGFPTGERTPCRVGGLSPGRHRILVSMPGYLPAEEVITIPEGSSGNGGTITCTLREYTHGDLRIESTVPDAKIYLYGRYTGEKAPHTFPGMSIGTYEVRAVSENDSRTVEDMLVRPGETTRCMVALKEGAP